One Spirochaetota bacterium genomic region harbors:
- a CDS encoding DegT/DnrJ/EryC1/StrS family aminotransferase produces MSIVSSKPTITRKELESVLDCLISERLEPGEAVKNLEIEIANLAGVRHALAVNSLTAAYHLSFLALDIKPGDEVIIPSYFDSAALSALRQAGGVPVLADAGEGSLFPSIDNIRARKTDKTRAIVAGHTFGFHGPIGELGDIGVPLIEDASHAIGSECDERPAGQNGAISVVSFAPSMVITTGNGGMVLTDNSRFFSAMRDLRGGPSPERIGFDYTMTDFQAAMGLSQLSRLPDFIRRRREIARVYYDALKTTPHRAPYSYGDSFVYQSFPVFFDAPAEKLEKYWKKSGIEVQRPYPKALHHHLSLRGPDYPHSDRLSKKLYALPIFPTLTKKEIEKITRALGRFV; encoded by the coding sequence ATGAGCATTGTTTCAAGCAAACCCACCATTACCCGCAAAGAGCTCGAGAGCGTACTCGACTGCCTGATAAGCGAGCGCCTTGAGCCCGGAGAAGCGGTAAAAAATCTCGAGATCGAGATCGCGAACCTCGCCGGCGTACGGCACGCCCTGGCCGTCAATTCGCTTACCGCCGCATACCACCTCTCCTTTCTGGCCCTTGACATCAAGCCCGGGGACGAGGTCATCATCCCCTCCTATTTCGACTCCGCCGCTCTCAGCGCTTTGCGGCAGGCCGGCGGCGTCCCTGTGCTGGCTGATGCCGGCGAAGGGTCTTTGTTCCCGTCAATTGACAACATCAGGGCGAGAAAAACCGATAAAACGCGCGCGATAGTCGCCGGGCATACATTCGGCTTCCACGGACCCATTGGAGAGCTTGGGGATATCGGCGTTCCGCTCATCGAGGACGCGTCCCATGCGATCGGCTCGGAGTGCGACGAGCGCCCGGCCGGGCAGAACGGCGCCATCAGCGTGGTTTCGTTCGCGCCGTCGATGGTCATCACAACCGGTAACGGCGGCATGGTCCTTACGGATAATTCACGCTTTTTTTCGGCGATGCGCGACCTGCGCGGCGGTCCGTCGCCGGAGCGCATTGGCTTCGACTACACAATGACCGACTTCCAGGCCGCCATGGGGCTCTCCCAGCTCTCACGCCTCCCTGATTTTATTCGAAGACGCAGGGAGATCGCCCGCGTCTACTACGATGCGCTCAAAACAACGCCGCACCGCGCCCCGTACTCCTATGGGGATTCGTTCGTTTATCAATCGTTTCCGGTGTTTTTCGACGCCCCGGCTGAAAAGCTCGAAAAATACTGGAAAAAGAGCGGAATCGAGGTACAGAGGCCATATCCGAAGGCGCTTCACCACCACCTCTCGCTTCGGGGACCGGACTATCCCCATAGCGACCGACTTTCAAAAAAACTCTACGCGCTTCCGATTTTTCCGACGCTTACGAAAAAAGAGATCGAAAAAATCACCCGCGCGCTCGGTCGTTTCGTCTGA
- the secE gene encoding preprotein translocase subunit SecE, giving the protein MFKKIVAYIKEAREELKKVTWPDRDEVTSFTMVVIVSVIIVSLFLWLVDSALMAIIQLVIS; this is encoded by the coding sequence GTGTTTAAAAAGATTGTGGCCTATATCAAAGAGGCGCGCGAAGAGCTCAAAAAAGTGACCTGGCCGGACAGGGACGAGGTTACGAGCTTCACCATGGTGGTGATCGTTTCGGTCATTATCGTTTCTCTTTTCCTGTGGCTTGTCGATTCGGCGCTCATGGCGATTATCCAACTGGTGATCAGCTGA
- the rplJ gene encoding 50S ribosomal protein L10: MVKQYKIDEVASLVRKLQERKNIILTNYSGIKVKSLSDLRRRIREKGGEYKVVKNNLFKRAMKEVGAIQIDEHLRGPIGVVFLKDEVGDVAKVLRDFAKEQEKFAFSLGLLDNVVYSADQVKQIADLPAKEVLLSQMMSLVNGPGTKIAIGINQIMASLARGINAVAEKNAR; the protein is encoded by the coding sequence ATGGTCAAGCAATATAAGATCGACGAGGTCGCAAGCCTTGTGCGGAAGCTCCAGGAAAGGAAGAACATCATCCTTACCAATTATTCGGGAATCAAGGTTAAGAGCCTTTCGGATCTGCGCAGGAGGATACGCGAAAAGGGCGGCGAGTATAAGGTTGTAAAGAACAACCTTTTCAAGCGCGCCATGAAAGAGGTCGGCGCGATCCAGATCGATGAACACCTGAGGGGGCCGATCGGCGTCGTTTTCCTGAAGGATGAGGTTGGCGATGTTGCCAAGGTGCTGAGGGACTTCGCGAAGGAGCAGGAGAAGTTCGCTTTCTCGCTGGGGCTGCTCGACAATGTCGTTTACAGCGCCGATCAGGTGAAACAAATCGCGGACCTTCCCGCCAAGGAAGTACTGCTTTCCCAGATGATGTCACTCGTAAACGGTCCGGGGACAAAGATTGCGATCGGAATAAATCAGATCATGGCCTCCCTCGCGAGGGGCATAAACGCTGTTGCGGAAAAAAACGCTCGGTAG
- the nusG gene encoding transcription termination/antitermination protein NusG — translation MMAKEWYVIHTYSGHENKVKLALEKKVQNLGLLEKVFQVKVPTVEVPEIKDGKKRIKSRKFFPGYVLIEMELDDETWVLVKNTPGVTSFVGAYGANKPKPLSRNEVHALFDQMGEQKAKEKVSVVMDFSVGEHVKVIDGPFNNFSGVIEEVYPDKGRLRVKVEIFGRGTPVELDFLQVGKI, via the coding sequence ATCATGGCAAAGGAATGGTATGTTATCCATACGTATTCGGGGCACGAGAACAAGGTAAAGCTTGCACTGGAGAAGAAGGTCCAGAATCTCGGCCTGCTGGAGAAGGTCTTCCAGGTGAAGGTCCCGACCGTAGAGGTCCCCGAAATAAAAGACGGGAAAAAGCGCATTAAGTCGCGCAAATTTTTCCCGGGATACGTACTGATCGAAATGGAGCTGGACGACGAGACCTGGGTTCTGGTCAAGAACACTCCAGGCGTAACCAGTTTTGTGGGGGCGTACGGCGCCAACAAGCCGAAGCCGCTGTCGAGAAACGAGGTGCATGCGCTTTTCGACCAGATGGGGGAACAGAAAGCCAAGGAGAAGGTCTCCGTGGTAATGGACTTCTCGGTCGGCGAGCATGTGAAGGTCATAGACGGGCCGTTCAACAACTTCAGCGGGGTGATCGAAGAGGTCTATCCCGACAAAGGGCGACTGCGGGTAAAGGTTGAGATTTTCGGACGAGGCACGCCGGTCGAGCTTGATTTTCTTCAAGTCGGCAAGATCTGA
- the queD gene encoding 6-carboxytetrahydropterin synthase QueD, protein MYILTVEDSFSSAHQLRGYSGKCENLHGHNWKVVASVKGDTLNETGLLVDFGELKKILRTIIGELDHRNLNEHPGFLSPNPSSENIAAHIARRFDVELAALPGPLALESLTVWESDTSRCTYIPQR, encoded by the coding sequence ATGTATATTCTGACGGTTGAAGACAGCTTCTCCTCGGCCCATCAGCTAAGAGGTTACAGCGGCAAATGCGAAAACCTGCACGGCCACAACTGGAAGGTCGTGGCGAGTGTTAAGGGGGATACGCTGAACGAAACCGGCCTGCTCGTGGATTTCGGCGAACTCAAGAAAATACTGCGCACCATCATCGGAGAGCTCGATCACCGCAATCTGAACGAGCATCCCGGATTTTTATCGCCCAATCCGAGCTCTGAAAATATCGCCGCCCATATTGCACGACGCTTCGACGTCGAACTTGCCGCCCTGCCCGGCCCGCTGGCACTCGAGTCCCTGACGGTCTGGGAATCGGACACATCCCGCTGCACCTACATCCCGCAGCGCTGA
- the rpoB gene encoding DNA-directed RNA polymerase subunit beta, producing the protein MQKAKNVLNFGKIGSKLDLPNLIEIQLKSYEWFLQDRIPSNKRKSQGLQAVFEEVFPIESPHEDVVLEFLNYEIGMPKYLEIECKERDATFAAPLKATIRLIKKDSMEVREQTVYMGDIPLMTPRGTFIINGAERVVVNQLHRSPGIFFSYEEVERIYTVRVIPDRGSWLEFEMDSKGYLIARIDRKKKFPITQLVKSLGYESNDEVVGLFYDTKTVKLTSEEAFENLIGRRVAKDVVSKETGEIIIEAAGRINIDIIDRLREEKIKEVSLIEFPNNKDDAYLYNSLEKDECKSSEEAILKMHSNLRPGEPSNIDNARNEINRLFFNPRTYSLGAVGRYKINKKFDHMKEFGYGGPNATKVETLVREDIVATVKYLLFLIAEADGYHVDDIDHLGNRRVRSVGELIMNQIKVGFQRMERVIKERMTIQDLDQVTPQALISIKPITAVINEFFGSSQLSQFMDQTNPLAELTHKRRLNALGPGGLSRERAGFEVRDVHPSHYGRMCPIETPEGPNIGLIVSMSTYARINDYGFLETPYKAVEKGKLSDRVDYLTADEEDRYFIAQANAPLDGHGNLMKGLTPARNRGNFPYKKANEIQYMDVSPSQVFSISTCLIPFLEHDDANRALMGSNMQRQAVPLLTSETPLVGTGVEPAAAYDSGVLLIAARGGEVLYSDAKMIKIKTSNGEIDEYPLLKFKRTNQGTCFNQTPIVREGQKIKSGDVIADGPATDNGRLALGKNILVAFMPWMGYNFEDAILISERLVKEDIFTSVHVEQFEIEARETKLGREVLTRDIPNLSEKAFRDLDPDGVVRVGAYVNPDDILVGKVTPKGEQDLTPEYKLLHSIFGEKAREVRDTSLRVPNGIEGIILDIKRFSRENGDELSPGVEELVKVYIATKRKISVGDKMAGRHGNKGVISRVVPEYDMPYLPDGTPVDILINPLSVPSRMNLGQLLETELGWAAKELNLIVETPIFDGAEEGDIREYLKKAGLPEDSKSVLYDGRTGQPFENRVMVGQIYMLKLAHMVDDKIHARSTGPYSLVTQQPLGGKAQFGGQRLGEMEVWALEAYGAAYTLQELLTVKSDDMLGRARIYEAIVKGINTTAPGIPESFNVLVQELRGLALDVKIYDENGNEISLSEWSEGFSKPKRKIKIDTLQNI; encoded by the coding sequence ATGCAAAAAGCAAAAAACGTATTGAATTTCGGTAAAATCGGCTCGAAGCTCGACCTGCCGAATCTCATCGAAATACAGTTGAAATCCTACGAGTGGTTTCTACAGGACAGGATTCCCTCGAATAAAAGGAAAAGCCAGGGCCTCCAGGCGGTTTTCGAGGAGGTCTTTCCCATAGAGAGCCCGCACGAGGACGTCGTGCTGGAGTTCCTGAATTACGAAATCGGGATGCCAAAATACCTGGAAATCGAATGCAAGGAAAGAGACGCGACCTTCGCCGCCCCACTCAAGGCCACCATACGTCTGATTAAAAAGGACAGTATGGAGGTGCGCGAACAGACCGTTTATATGGGCGACATCCCGCTCATGACTCCGCGCGGAACCTTCATTATCAACGGCGCCGAGCGCGTCGTCGTAAACCAGCTACACCGTTCGCCCGGCATCTTTTTCTCGTACGAGGAAGTCGAGCGCATCTATACCGTGCGCGTAATCCCCGACAGGGGGTCGTGGCTCGAATTCGAGATGGATTCGAAGGGATATCTGATCGCCCGGATCGACCGTAAAAAGAAGTTTCCCATCACCCAGCTTGTCAAGTCGCTCGGCTACGAGTCGAACGACGAGGTGGTGGGGCTTTTCTATGATACGAAAACAGTCAAGCTTACGAGCGAAGAGGCCTTCGAGAACCTTATCGGAAGGCGTGTCGCCAAAGACGTGGTGAGCAAGGAAACGGGCGAGATCATCATAGAGGCTGCGGGCCGGATCAACATCGACATCATCGACCGACTCAGGGAAGAGAAGATTAAGGAAGTCAGTCTCATCGAGTTCCCGAACAACAAGGACGACGCCTATCTCTATAATTCGCTGGAGAAGGACGAGTGCAAGAGTTCGGAGGAAGCCATTCTCAAGATGCACTCGAACCTCAGGCCGGGCGAACCCTCAAATATCGACAATGCCCGCAACGAGATAAACAGGCTTTTCTTCAATCCGCGCACCTACAGCCTGGGGGCCGTTGGTCGGTATAAAATCAACAAGAAATTCGACCACATGAAAGAGTTCGGCTACGGCGGGCCCAATGCGACGAAGGTCGAAACGCTTGTCAGGGAAGATATCGTCGCCACGGTCAAGTATCTGCTTTTTCTCATTGCGGAAGCGGACGGATACCACGTCGACGACATCGACCACCTCGGCAACCGCAGGGTGCGCTCGGTCGGCGAACTTATCATGAACCAGATAAAGGTGGGATTTCAGCGCATGGAGCGCGTCATCAAGGAGAGGATGACCATACAGGACCTCGACCAGGTGACGCCTCAGGCGCTGATCAGCATCAAGCCTATCACGGCCGTGATCAACGAGTTTTTCGGATCGAGCCAGCTTTCCCAGTTCATGGACCAGACAAATCCGCTCGCCGAGCTCACTCACAAACGCCGCCTCAACGCGCTCGGACCAGGAGGCCTTTCGCGCGAACGCGCCGGCTTCGAAGTGCGTGACGTACACCCGTCCCATTATGGGAGGATGTGCCCTATCGAAACACCGGAGGGACCGAACATCGGCCTGATCGTTTCCATGAGCACCTATGCGCGCATCAATGACTACGGTTTTCTCGAAACACCGTACAAGGCCGTGGAGAAGGGGAAGCTGAGCGACCGCGTCGACTACCTTACGGCCGACGAAGAGGACAGGTACTTTATAGCACAGGCGAACGCCCCTCTCGACGGTCACGGCAACCTGATGAAGGGGCTTACGCCGGCGCGAAACAGGGGTAACTTCCCCTACAAGAAGGCGAACGAGATCCAGTATATGGACGTCTCGCCCTCGCAGGTGTTCTCGATTTCGACATGCCTTATACCTTTTCTTGAGCACGATGACGCCAACCGCGCGCTCATGGGATCGAATATGCAGCGCCAGGCGGTGCCGCTTCTGACCTCCGAGACGCCGCTGGTGGGGACCGGAGTCGAACCGGCCGCCGCGTATGACTCGGGCGTGCTTCTCATCGCGGCGAGAGGGGGGGAGGTCCTGTACTCCGACGCGAAAATGATCAAAATCAAGACCTCCAACGGCGAGATCGACGAATATCCGCTGTTAAAATTCAAACGGACCAACCAGGGGACCTGCTTCAACCAGACGCCGATTGTCCGGGAGGGGCAAAAGATAAAGTCCGGCGACGTTATTGCCGACGGTCCGGCCACCGACAATGGAAGGCTCGCTCTGGGTAAAAACATCCTTGTGGCGTTCATGCCGTGGATGGGATACAACTTCGAGGACGCCATCCTGATTTCCGAGCGCCTGGTCAAGGAGGATATATTCACCTCGGTCCATGTCGAGCAGTTCGAGATCGAGGCGCGCGAGACGAAACTGGGCCGCGAGGTGTTAACGCGCGACATCCCGAACCTTTCGGAAAAGGCTTTCCGGGATCTCGATCCAGACGGAGTGGTCAGGGTGGGAGCCTACGTTAATCCCGACGATATCCTTGTGGGCAAGGTGACACCGAAGGGCGAACAGGACCTTACTCCGGAATACAAACTGTTGCATTCCATTTTCGGCGAGAAGGCGCGCGAGGTGCGCGACACTTCCCTGCGCGTGCCCAACGGCATTGAGGGAATCATTCTCGACATAAAACGTTTTTCGCGCGAAAACGGCGACGAACTGTCGCCCGGCGTTGAAGAACTGGTAAAGGTGTATATTGCGACCAAGCGGAAAATCTCCGTGGGCGACAAAATGGCGGGGCGCCACGGGAACAAAGGAGTCATCTCGCGCGTTGTGCCCGAGTATGATATGCCCTATCTCCCGGACGGAACGCCTGTCGACATTTTAATAAATCCGCTTTCCGTACCTTCTCGTATGAACCTGGGGCAGCTCCTCGAAACGGAGCTCGGATGGGCCGCGAAGGAGCTCAACCTGATCGTTGAGACCCCGATTTTTGACGGGGCCGAGGAGGGGGACATCCGCGAATATCTGAAGAAGGCGGGATTGCCCGAAGACTCCAAAAGCGTGCTCTACGACGGAAGAACGGGCCAGCCATTCGAGAACCGCGTGATGGTCGGCCAGATTTACATGTTGAAGCTTGCGCATATGGTCGATGACAAGATCCACGCGCGTTCCACGGGCCCGTACTCGCTGGTCACCCAGCAGCCCCTGGGCGGCAAGGCACAGTTCGGTGGTCAGCGGCTTGGCGAGATGGAGGTATGGGCGCTGGAGGCGTATGGCGCGGCCTATACACTGCAGGAGCTCCTTACGGTAAAGTCGGACGACATGCTTGGGCGCGCCAGGATTTATGAGGCGATTGTGAAGGGGATCAACACCACGGCGCCGGGAATCCCGGAATCGTTCAACGTGCTGGTGCAGGAACTCCGCGGCCTCGCCCTCGACGTAAAGATTTACGACGAGAATGGAAACGAGATCAGCCTTTCCGAGTGGAGCGAGGGCTTCAGCAAACCGAAGAGGAAGATAAAAATCGATACGTTGCAGAACATATAA
- the rplK gene encoding 50S ribosomal protein L11, producing MAPVAVKKKKKIVTEIKLQIPGGKANPAPPVGPALGQHGLNIMEFCKAFNERTKDHDGTILPVVITVYEDRTYTFVIKTPPASVLIKKTLGLEKGSSEPNKTKVGKITRRQIEEIAKIKMPDLNANTVDAAANIIAGTARSMGVEVVD from the coding sequence ATGGCACCTGTAGCGGTAAAAAAGAAGAAAAAGATAGTAACCGAGATAAAACTGCAGATACCCGGCGGCAAGGCGAATCCCGCACCTCCGGTCGGTCCCGCGCTCGGCCAGCATGGGCTCAATATCATGGAGTTCTGCAAGGCCTTCAATGAGCGCACCAAGGACCATGACGGGACCATCCTTCCGGTGGTCATCACGGTGTATGAGGACCGTACCTATACCTTCGTCATCAAAACGCCTCCGGCGTCGGTGCTGATTAAAAAGACGCTCGGCCTCGAGAAGGGTTCTAGCGAGCCCAACAAAACTAAGGTCGGCAAGATCACCCGCAGGCAGATAGAGGAGATCGCCAAAATCAAGATGCCCGACCTCAACGCCAATACGGTCGACGCCGCAGCGAACATCATCGCGGGGACGGCGCGCTCGATGGGCGTAGAGGTGGTGGACTAA
- the rplA gene encoding 50S ribosomal protein L1, producing the protein MDRGKKITDARKKIDKSTLYSLDDAVKRVKELKFAKFDETVEASMKLVHKSYQNVRGSVTLPGGTGKQVKVLVICKGDKQKEARDAGADHVGAEDVIEKIKEGWIDFQAVVATPDMMKEVGKLGPVLGKKGLMPKPKAGTVTEDVKGIIRELKGGRVEYKADKTGVVNLGIGKISFETEILVENIKTFYNQIVKDKPSDAKGNYIRSLHISSTMGPGVKINHKGIEK; encoded by the coding sequence ATGGATCGCGGCAAGAAAATAACCGATGCGCGCAAAAAGATCGACAAGTCGACCCTGTATTCGCTGGACGATGCGGTTAAAAGGGTGAAGGAGCTTAAGTTCGCCAAATTCGACGAAACGGTCGAGGCTTCAATGAAGCTTGTTCATAAGAGCTACCAGAACGTTCGGGGCTCGGTAACACTTCCCGGCGGCACCGGCAAGCAGGTCAAGGTGCTCGTTATCTGCAAGGGCGACAAGCAGAAGGAGGCGCGCGATGCGGGGGCGGACCATGTCGGCGCAGAGGACGTCATAGAGAAGATCAAGGAAGGATGGATCGACTTCCAGGCGGTTGTCGCCACTCCCGACATGATGAAAGAGGTCGGCAAGCTCGGTCCGGTGCTCGGCAAGAAAGGGCTGATGCCGAAACCAAAGGCCGGGACCGTGACGGAAGACGTCAAGGGGATCATCAGGGAGCTGAAGGGCGGTCGCGTGGAATACAAGGCCGATAAAACCGGCGTTGTAAACCTCGGCATCGGGAAAATATCGTTCGAAACGGAAATCCTTGTCGAGAATATCAAGACCTTCTACAATCAGATAGTGAAAGACAAGCCCTCCGATGCGAAGGGAAATTATATCAGGTCGCTTCATATATCATCGACCATGGGGCCCGGTGTCAAAATCAATCACAAGGGGATCGAAAAGTAA
- the rpmG gene encoding 50S ribosomal protein L33, translating into MREIILLSCKDCKNRNYSQTKNKKTQTGKLEVRKFCKFCNRHTPHKETKA; encoded by the coding sequence ATGCGCGAGATAATTTTATTGTCATGCAAGGACTGTAAAAACCGCAATTATTCGCAGACCAAAAACAAGAAGACCCAGACGGGCAAGCTTGAGGTCAGGAAATTCTGCAAGTTCTGCAACAGACACACGCCGCACAAAGAGACAAAGGCGTAA
- the rplL gene encoding 50S ribosomal protein L7/L12 — MAKLSIQELLDAIGGLTLIEAAELVKAMEEKFGISAAAPVAIAAAGAGAQAAEAVEEKTEFDVILTGFGDNKINVIKEIRAITGLGLKEAKDLVEAGGKAVKEKVTKEEAAKIKEQLVAAGASVDIK, encoded by the coding sequence ATGGCAAAACTTTCTATTCAGGAGCTGCTTGATGCTATAGGCGGCCTAACGCTTATCGAAGCGGCTGAGCTCGTAAAAGCGATGGAAGAAAAATTCGGCATCTCCGCCGCCGCTCCGGTGGCGATTGCGGCGGCCGGCGCGGGCGCTCAGGCCGCGGAAGCGGTCGAGGAAAAGACCGAGTTCGACGTTATCCTTACCGGTTTCGGCGACAACAAGATCAACGTGATCAAGGAGATCCGCGCGATCACCGGACTGGGACTCAAAGAGGCGAAGGACCTCGTGGAGGCCGGCGGAAAGGCGGTCAAGGAGAAGGTAACAAAGGAAGAGGCCGCTAAGATCAAAGAGCAGCTGGTTGCGGCCGGCGCCTCGGTCGATATAAAGTAA
- a CDS encoding septal ring lytic transglycosylase RlpA family protein yields the protein MMMTRRVAFVLGIAAAISIGACAPNKALTRDSIFGRETPQRQSGDEYVYKYDNVDDAAYEPARSAKGPTVKPADRTGKEFGIREEEGADSGLKKEKFFQTGMASWYGREFHGRMTASGERFDMKALTAAHRTLPFGTTVTVRNLDNGEIVKVRINDRGPYRKNRILDLSYAAAKQLNMLPEGEAKVGIVVLGKDGASRVAARMDDEVEPVSGKEYDAGLEDDYSDSRSPGADGESGKFALQAGAFYSRRKAENLKELLSSQVKRSVVVVHEDDFYKVRIEGIPSRKEAENHKRRLMKDDISAYVIEARE from the coding sequence ATGATGATGACACGCCGGGTTGCGTTTGTGCTGGGGATCGCGGCGGCGATTTCGATCGGTGCGTGCGCACCCAATAAAGCACTGACCAGGGACAGTATCTTCGGGAGAGAGACGCCGCAAAGGCAAAGCGGCGATGAGTATGTCTATAAATATGATAATGTCGATGATGCCGCCTACGAACCGGCCCGTAGTGCAAAGGGGCCGACCGTAAAACCGGCCGACAGGACGGGTAAGGAATTCGGTATTCGCGAGGAAGAAGGCGCGGATTCCGGTTTAAAAAAGGAAAAATTCTTTCAGACCGGCATGGCCTCATGGTACGGCAGGGAATTCCATGGTCGAATGACCGCTTCGGGCGAGCGTTTTGACATGAAAGCGCTCACGGCGGCCCACAGGACCCTCCCTTTTGGAACGACGGTGACGGTCAGGAACCTGGACAATGGGGAGATCGTCAAGGTGCGGATCAACGATCGTGGACCTTATAGGAAAAACCGCATTCTGGACCTTTCCTACGCCGCGGCAAAGCAGCTGAACATGCTTCCCGAAGGGGAGGCAAAGGTCGGGATCGTCGTCCTTGGAAAAGACGGCGCCTCGAGGGTGGCGGCCCGGATGGACGACGAGGTGGAGCCCGTATCGGGAAAAGAGTATGATGCCGGATTGGAGGATGATTACTCGGACAGTCGGAGCCCGGGCGCGGACGGGGAATCGGGCAAGTTCGCTCTGCAGGCCGGGGCGTTCTATTCCCGGCGCAAGGCCGAAAACCTTAAGGAACTGCTATCGTCCCAGGTGAAGCGGTCCGTGGTGGTGGTTCACGAGGACGATTTCTATAAGGTGCGAATAGAGGGAATCCCCAGCAGGAAGGAAGCCGAGAACCATAAGCGGCGGCTGATGAAGGATGATATTTCGGCCTATGTAATAGAGGCCCGGGAATAA